In a genomic window of Nodosilinea sp. E11:
- the yidD gene encoding membrane protein insertion efficiency factor YidD → MQTLLTTLIRGYRAFLSPLLPSVCRFTPTCSQYALDAINCHGAWQGSWLALRRILRCHPFHPGGYDPVPDVFWTVDTMPLSRAIKQSAQAKSRRQRAAPKP, encoded by the coding sequence ATGCAAACTCTGCTGACCACGCTGATCAGAGGTTATCGAGCGTTTTTGTCGCCGCTGCTGCCGTCGGTCTGTCGGTTTACCCCCACCTGCTCCCAGTATGCTCTCGATGCTATCAATTGCCACGGGGCCTGGCAGGGGAGTTGGCTAGCCCTCCGCCGAATTTTGCGGTGCCACCCCTTTCATCCAGGGGGCTATGACCCTGTGCCCGACGTGTTTTGGACGGTCGACACCATGCCCCTCAGTCGCGCCATCAAGCAATCTGCCCAGGCTAAAAGTAGAAGGCAGAGGGCAGCACCGAAACCCTAA